In Stomoxys calcitrans chromosome 2, idStoCalc2.1, whole genome shotgun sequence, the following proteins share a genomic window:
- the LOC106083812 gene encoding protein yellow produces the protein MTIIFRAILTLLWCGIVCKGYTPMLSAGMMNGNPQVPYTWKMLDFSFPSDADMKAAVESGNYVENNGLPIDVQPHYQKNKQRRIFVTIPRFQTGIPYTLATLSDEMGPNGPWLKPYPSYRAHNVNGDDCDQITSVFRVAITECNQMWVMDSGSVGVETRCPPQLLLFDLNTDQLLHRYRLNTTVYTPSASLFVTPIVVVKDPPPRGSCRRSMVYVADVNFHGLVVYDFMSNSSWRAEHTFMYPDPDYGTHTVARESFTLMDGIIGMTTNKRHLFFHSMASISEYAVPLQVLDNSTHFVNGASGAPETYIDLGKRSSECVATATDSRDNVYCVTFNPIELISWNVNTRYNNKSFKRIPINQQLIEFVSGMKVVTNNQGKEELWMISNRFQRVAAGTQNTSELNFRILIYTLGNVRSGSNDDLTNRLVFTH, from the exons ATGACAATAATTTTTCGAGCTATATTAACACTACTGTGGTGTGGCATCGTTTGTAAAGGATACACGCCAATGTTGTCCGCCGGTATGATGAACGGTAATCCTCAGGTTCCCTACACTTGGAAAATGTTAGATTTCAGTTTTCCAAGTGACGCCGATATGAAGGCGGCCGTTGAAAGCGGCAATTATGTGGAGAATAATGGTCTCCCGATTGATGTACAGCCTCACTATCAAA AAAATAAGCAACGCAGAATTTTTGTAACGATTCCAAGATTTCAAACTGGCATTCCATATACCCTTGCTACACTATCTGACGAAATGGGTCCCAATGGTCCTTGGCTTAAGCCATACCCATCGTATAGGGCTCACAACGTTAACGGCGATGACTGTGATCAAATCACCTCAGTGTTCAGAGTGGCG ATCACGGAATGTAATCAAATGTGGGTCATGGATTCCGGTTCGGTGGGTGTCGAAACTCGCTGTCCTCCACAACTTCTTCTGTTTGATTTGAATACCGATCAGCTTTTGCATCGCTACAGATTAAATACCACTGTCTATACTCCCTCCGCTTCATTGTTTGTGACACCAATTGTCGTTGTCAAGGACCCACCGCCACGTGGCAGTTGCAGGCGCTCGATGGTCTATGTGGCTGATGTCAATTTCCATGGTTTAGTTGTTTACGATTTCATGAGCAATAGCTCGTGGCGTGCTGAGCACACCTTTATGTATCCCGATCCAGACTATGGTACTCACACCGTTGCCAGAGAATCATTTACCCTGATGGATGGCATCATAGGCATGACAACTAACAAACGACATTTGTTCTTCCACAGCATGGCCAGTATTTCAGAGTATGCGGTGCCTCTGCAAGTGCTCGACAACAGCACCCACTTTGTAAACGGCGCCAGTGGAGCCCCTGAGACCTACATAGACCTGGGGAAACGTAGCAGCGAGTGCGTGGCAACTGCCACTGACAGTCGCGACAATGTCTATTGCGTCACCTTCAATCCCATCGAGTTGATTTCTTGGAATGTAAACACGCGTTACAACAATAAGAGTTTCAAGAGAATACCCATCAACCAACAGCTCATAGAATTTGTCAGTGGCATGAAGGTTGTGACAAACAATCAGGGCAAAGAAGAGCTGTGGATGATATCAAATCGTTTCCAG AGAGTCGCCGCGGGTACTCAGAACACAAGCGAGCTGAATTTTCGCATCTTGATTTACACCTTGGGCAACGTTCGCTCCGGCAGCAATGATGACCTGACCAATAGATTGGTGTTTACGCATTGA